From the Diadema setosum chromosome 6, eeDiaSeto1, whole genome shotgun sequence genome, the window ACTCCTCGTGATGTCATCTGCTGATTGTCGCGGACTCGTCGCTTCTTTAACGTCTAGAGTTGGAAGAGAAAGTAATGTCATGTATAAACAAGCGAGCTTACTGAAAGGGTTGCTGCAGAATTATACATTAGttagctttagattttgacgcgcggacgtttgtgacgacgagtgcgctggacgttctcctcagtctcccctgcgtcgtgtagaaaagtagctttagattacgctgggacgcaacgtataaagaataaaatggcgccccatatgatcggtgcatgaagtagttctctaagttgcaaactgtgcggacgtaaaaatagcccagtacgcgtagtgaaaaactctgcttcagaaccttgtagatgtagatgccgtagctctcctACGACGACGCAAGCTacaaatagatcgacttgatgcgcgcttctgcgcatgctcagaacatgttttttttttttacccatctGAACGTCcacgcgtcaaaatctaaagcctTCTATTGTGCATTGGCAGACTTTTGATTCGCGACCCATCCAAAGAGTACTACACCCAAGAAAAATACACCAaaaaacagcaataacaacaacagcaagaacAAAAAACGATCAAAGGCTATGTGTACCTGTCAGCTGCAGCTATAGCATTCTGTGCCACTATTACATGTGCCTTACTGATAGTTCGAAAGGTATTAGTGGTGCTGCTAATCACCATAGCATCATTCCAGCATCATCTTTTCCATCCCAACATGAAGATCATTTACCGGTGACTGCTGTTCACTGCCCAGAACAAtataataatgcaatcattacaTTGTatcgaaaatgacacaaaaggGCAAAACGAATAAATTATGGACTTTTCAATTTCGTGCGAAGTCGGCCAAACATCAATTCTAACAGAAGGTACCACGATGGAACAGTAACGACACATACGAAGGCTACATGAAAACACAATGATGAGCAAAAATGACGCAGGATAAAggaaattttattcaaaattgacTCTGattatataaacataaaatCGGATCGGGCATCTAAAAGCCATCGCACAAACGTCGGGTTAAGTGGGAGGGCATGATATTCTCCAAGCCATCGAATAACCGCCTGTGGAGTTTCTCAGGTTTGTAACAAAATAATCGCAATTCTTTTGACTTTTTGGTTAACCTTTTGAAGTTCAAGGCTAGGTTGAATTGATGTTTATATGGTCACTTTGTCACGACAGCCTTAGGAAATAACACCATGGACATACTTGTGCAGAGAAGTTCGTgatgtatgatgacgtcacgacGTCGGATATTCTCTTTCCAGAAGCAGCTGTCGTGGTCGCGGACGGGGATAGCGTGAACGAAGGAGAGACAGTAACGACTCGGGTTGACCGAGCTGTAGCGGAGGAGAAATGTGCCTGAAGGGCGCCCCCTTAGGAGAGACTCCGCATCATCGCGGCTGATATCGCCGTGAAAGAATCTAGCAGCAGTGAAATAGACGGTAGAAAACTTTGATCGTGGATGGTTTGCATGTGAATTCCCTCTTGtgtttttccctttcttgtGTTCTGATACaccttcatttctttcttttctttctcattttcttcttctctgaaGTGCCCTATATCAACTCCCCAATTATTTTTCATCGGCCTTTGCGTCAGAAGAGTAGAGTCAATGGCACATGGTTTGTTGTATATTTCAGCTCAGCTCTTGAAAACAAACATTCGGCGAATCAGTGTGGACAGTAGTTATTCAAAAGGTAGAATGCTTCGACTTTTACACCAcgtataagaaaaaaaaaagaacattttagtaatgttttcGGTTTTAGAAATAGTCAACTGGTTTCTTCTAAGATTATACTAACGAACAGGAAATAGCGATTAAAGGTcgggaaaagaaatagaaggaaacaaagtaaaaatcatTTTCTTACCTGTATATTCGATCCACCTGTCAAGGCAAAGGGTTAGAAAATAAGAAGGTTGTGAATGCAGAATGTAAAGAGCGCATGAATAATTGCAAGGGTTTTGTCTTTTGTCGGTTTTGTCAGTTGGATttaatatttttcctttttttttttttttttacgaaagCAACCACGAAAGGGtttcaaataatgaaaacaaactttcacaATGTCGAGAGAGCTAGTTCATTGGTAACGCTAactttttcttgtattttcttcTAGTCCATTGCAAAATATTTCTTCACTCCTTTAACCTGCCAGAGCGGTAATATCGTTAAATAGTCCATGGAGCTGATATCATCATAAATCCGTCGCCTTGTGACGAGAGAAGCGTAACTCAGATGGTGGGTAACATGTGTAAAGAAGAGCGTATGTGTGAAATGTAGAACCAATTATGGTTATACCTCTTTTGGAGTTTCGACTGAGTTTGCTAGTAGGTGTTGCTCCAAGGAGTGGACAGCGGTAGAAGACAAACATAAACTGTATGAGGTAAGATACTTGAAAGAGCGCTACTTTATCTGTCACCTCACCTCACGAAACCATGTGTCCATCTTTTTCTTGAGCCACAAAGTTCCTGATTGGTCACCCGTTCGTGAGGTCTTGCTTCCGTCAGAGCCGTCACCACGCGGGGAGAAGGGAGACCCAAGCTGCATTTCGACACTCACCGAGCGAGTTCGTGAGTCAAGCGGTCTGATTGGTTCATTTGAGTCCCCCTGAGGTATGGCGTCTCGCAAATGACCAATCCTGATTTGGCTTTTAAGGTACTGAGACACGGAGGCAGCGATTCCCGTGAGGAAATTTTCATCCGCTGCTTTCACGCGGTTTGTGTTTAGTAACGAGGAGAAACGATCGAAGTTTAATGGGTCTATCAGGTCACCTAACACAGAAAAAAGTAATGAAGATcgataaagagaataatagtgatgatgatgatgatgatgacgatgatgatgctaaggatgatgacgataatagtaataataataaaataatgaaaatgatgattatcattattcacATATAATTATTAGAGTCGTTTAATTCATACACACAGACAATAATACGTTCTACAAGTTTTGCATTGCACTGTAAGTTCCTGAGTTGTTTTTCCTTACCAAATGTTCATTTAGACTGTTGAATATATCTGATATTTGATTGCAGAAAGAACACAtccagaaaaaaataataagcaaCATGAAAACACACTCAGACAAGAATCGAGATAGCACGTAGATGGTTAATATTGCTGGCAAATATTCGAGCGGCCTAGGTATAAGCCTGGCTTACTTACAGCCAAAAAAGGCGGAGAGCTTTTCGGGCGGACATCGCGGCTCTCGACCGAGCACTGTCGTAATGGTTTCGTAAAATTCCCCGAGCTCAACCTAAAAAGGACAAGAAACAACGAGTTGTGGAGAAAAAGAATTAAATTCTTTAAGCAGATATCACACTTGAATGAACTACAGTCGTAGATTTCTTGACACTGTTTGAGAAAGAATATACCAATAGACGTGTAAATTGTTACATTGTTTGaagttttatcataaaatgtgattttgcCTTCAAAATATCTGAATTATTAATATTTGGACACACTGTCGTTCATttttacagcaaaaaaaaaaaatgaaaatttaactttctaccgaaaaaaaaagtcaaatgaacagaacagaacagcgGAAGAATAATATCtgacaaaatatttgaaaaatacttgaaattctacattttttttttcgaggaacCAGGAAGCAGGGGTATCAATCTTAATGTCCTAATTGACTTTGAATTCATTAATACTCTGGGTCTTACGTCAACTCTAAAATAAAAGGCTAAAATCCTTTGAAACTCTGTCACAAAGTTGTCCAGATATGCTGCTCCAGGCCAATTCGCTGTCAATACTATCTCAAAGTGGGCCTGATTTCTATACCGACACATTGGCGTGTTCCACTTATTTAAACTTATATACttacaaaatatgtcaaaacTATAGTCATGATAGTGCATGGTAAGATTTACTAGACGGACATTGTGTTTATTGCCACGTGTTATCAATGATTCAAAGTTAGAATCTGAAAGAACAAATTGGGCAGTATTACTCTGCGATATTAATGtaatatatgattataaaaaaaaaaaaaaatcaacgtcATTTATGCACTATACATCGATAATTCATAATGCACATTGTAACTGCTTGAAACTTAAGCATGACTTTGAAGGTGCAGCCACCTCAGAAAGTGGACTTAATAAGAGAGAAAGACACACAGAAATATTAGAggattaaagaaaaatgaaaacactcCGTACTTCTTCCCGGCCTCCAAACAGCAGGTCCCAAAAGTTCTTGGCTGCAGACGATAACAAGAATATTGTTGTAAGATCATTATCAAAAGTAAAACCCGGCCATCCTTTTAAGGAAGAAATTATTGTGaacattaaaggggcattccagacgattttcataattccacATCATGTAATAGGACatatacataaatcaacagctccatgcatagatttgtggaagttattgtggtctttgagcagagaaatcaatactctaaaaaaatcaaaaacaaaattacaccgAAGAAAACGATGatataggagcctcacatatttcagaaatgtatagCAATGCAATTCCTTGACAATGCTAcgtgcttaacaagttcacctgtgtagaatttatgcatgctttcttcttttgctctGCTTCCTGGAGCccccactcatgcattcttatagtGAGGCTGCCacgtcatcatcctcgttcattgtgatttgttataaattttgaaaacacttTTTATACTCATCCGAATCACTACAAATTCTGAGACTCActacccagtataaccaatttatagttgttcgtatataaaagtctgaaaatcatccggaggtctcctttataTAATCAAGCCAACACCTACAATGACCTTTAGTTTAAATAGAAGTGTAAAAGCTCCTGTTTGAGGAAGGCTACATGAGATGTAGATTAAGACAACAACTACAACTAACTATATTTTCGGTGCAGGTACAGCCtgcgagttatacagctcacaagtcatacagcttaTGAGTTCTACACTAAGCAAACAacgctcacgagaccgacacaataaaaccccgtgttgtatctgtcgaactcgtgggctgttctAGTGTAGGTCTCATGGGCTTTACCTgactagtgtcgaactcgtgggctgtagtactcatgggctatatgactcggtgtcggtcttgtgggatgaccccaaagTGATAATATTCTCCTGTTGTTTACCCTGCGCTAATGACTGTAGGGCAGAGCGTTACACGCGAAATGTACATAGTAGGGAAATACAATTATGTATAGACATGTGCATAGGCATATTCATGATTATAGTATGTACTTTAACATCGCAATGATATCACTGTTTAGGTCATACTGCGTCGAGACTTAGCCTGTTCGCCCATTCAAGGTTGGACAATACAATGTAATGGATATGAGGATCCGAGCACCATGAATAATAGATCACTTAATTGAAGTTAATCATAATTGTAAGAAAGCAAACTTATGGACGACCAGTTACGTGCGCTCTGGATGAGTTGGCAGTGAGGACAAACGGCCCAAGGGCAGAACCACTTTATTATTATAGTTAATTAATCAATACTCCTTTATAGTCTATGGTAGTAACAATAACAATTACCGTATTTGCCGTCGATAAGGCCGCGTCATTTTTAACAAAAATCAAGCAGTAAAGTCGGGGCGAGGCCTATACGCCAGAACAAGCATATTACTGTATTGTCTTTCTATATAACTCAAGAGAATCACATTCCGGACCGACACTTATAATTATGTATGGGACTATGCAATGTGCAGATTGTTATtacattactattattattattgttaggAAACGTATGGAAACATGTACAAATAACAACgtttcttattaaaaaaaaaatgacgtaaAAAAACAACTGAAGTTTTGATCAGAACAAAATccctctgtttttgtttttttctgtctttcatcACCAATGACGGGATGCGGCTTATCCGTCGTTGCGGTTTTATAaccggcatatacagtatacagcCTTATTTGTACAGGGTACTTCTAATGCCCGTTATCAATCTGTCTTGAGTGCTCACTTGAAATTCTGTCTAATGGACTagaactgcatttttttttattattattcaggTATTTATTTCAGGAGAATAAGGATAAACACATATCATTCTCACCATCATCTGTTTGAAGTTGTGACGTGCTGGAGCGACGTTCATCCTTTGACGAGAACTCGTCATGGAATCCCTAAAATGGTGCAAAATGTGACAGTTATTCAGGAAAAAGTCTCCAACTAGTTGTCACATTCATTGATGTGAATTGTTGATACTTCCATTCCATTTCGTGCTTAGTATAATCACATTATCTTTTAAATTAGTCGCTCATTTAATTATGGGTTCTGCAAGTAacagcatcttttttttctgtagctTCATTTCAGTTCCATTATCTTGTGATGAAAGAATAATTATGTCGTATAAGAATCTAAACATATTGACGGTACTTTATTGtattacatacaatatacaataattGTCCAACGGGTACGTGttttgtgttcattcttttttcccttcattCTTTTCATCCCAGAGTTCCGATTCATGTTATTTGATACACATCATGCGTTCCAGCTTTATGTCATAATCAATCGTTGCTTATAAATATTGTTATATCTTTCTCCTTTCTGACGAGACtagaatatgtgaccctgcacctcaaaacaaatttttagttaagaccatattctgaaagagcagactttaagctttaaaatgatgtataactcaaatcaaatggactctcctaacctatctaaatattggaaagaaagcacaaactcaggaaaagtgtgaactgagaaaagaggctctgaagtacaatgtctattcaagcgcttaatctttaccaaatcgtgctggctgtgcgatgaatgggacaaaaaaaaacaggaagtaaaccaccagagtaacaacaatgaaaggattatcagattaaagtgaaattaagcatgccttattaacacattctgtccacaattaatgccaaatttcaaagcagtagcactatcctttcgaaagttattagagttgaaattgaagagtgtggacaaggtttttcagaaatgaaaaagggattctaaagacacacctaatcacactattctaccaaaaatgttcgagataaactgctaaaaaaaaacacactttcctgcccgttttatgataccaaattttagcataatgtaaaagaagacccactctttcagaaaatatgaaaaagtcaagttcggctaggttgacccatttcacttattttcagtcctcacgcaaaatcagtgtgtgcgactttatgttcgttttgaggtgcacggtcacatatacaagCTTAGGAGTTCCCTCCGTTTCCAACAACCAACACATTTGATTTCCCCATTGTTTAAAGCAACAATAATGAATTccatatgattttgttttaatgttaCTACCTTCATCATAATAGTTTATTTAcagatgtaaatatttgaaatacCTTTACTCATAATGTCGCGTTTAAAATTGTACACAACGTTGTAAGGAATGAAACCTGAATAAAATTAGATAacaggaaataaaaaaatgaaatatgcgtGACATGAACTGTAAAAATATGGAATGGGATGtaataagggagttcacggttgtGATTTGCGCATGCGCAAAACAAACgtcaaatgaaaatgtctgtgtATTTGCCACTGACTTTAAAATGTAAAGAAGTCTCGAGCAACTATGAGAATCTGAATTatgtaagtacaatgtatgtgtttcgGACTTAGAATGTATAGGTGTATGTCATTTATCAACACTGTTTAGCAAAATCTCTCCATGCCTTTTATCACTATTAGTTTAATAGAAGATGCCATGCTTCAACAAGGAATTCTTGATCACAACACATGTCCATGTTATTTcaaagtctgtggtgtaggggtcaaatgagacatgcgctAAGCATGAACTCCCTTATTGAGTAAGGACGACAAAACAATAAAACGAGAATGAACACAGAGATGGAGAAAGTCTACCTTGATAAGTTGGTC encodes:
- the LOC140229960 gene encoding uncharacterized protein; this encodes MASRLREVATRSERESSLSILSAAGDLVASTSALYADLDSALPDFATALDTSLRVLGQSIENGRRKVNGGQVLSQESRQLLGQLATALSDVSRHTFTMATSDASLESFLLPDNLMSIRVKMRLEELDQLIKGFHDEFSSKDERRSSTSQLQTDDAKNFWDLLFGGREEVELGEFYETITTVLGREPRCPPEKLSAFFGCDLIDPLNFDRFSSLLNTNRVKAADENFLTGIAASVSQYLKSQIRIGHLRDAIPQGDSNEPIRPLDSRTRSVSVEMQLGSPFSPRGDGSDGSKTSRTGDQSGTLWLKKKMDTWFREVDRIYRFFHGDISRDDAESLLRGRPSGTFLLRYSSVNPSRYCLSFVHAIPVRDHDSCFWKENIRRRDVIIHHELLCTNVKEATSPRQSADDITRSFTLADVSPRRPRKGAVNGKKAFGSLHQVIKSGALLEETLRPPSGQRLLEIPR